A genomic segment from Spongiibacter sp. IMCC21906 encodes:
- the leuS gene encoding leucine--tRNA ligase, producing MDQQYTPRDIEARAQQFWQDNQSFAAQEDHSREKYYCLAMFPYPSGKLHMGHVRNYSIADVISRYQRMLGKNVLQPMGWDAFGLPAENAAVKNKTAPAKWTVENIAYMRDQLKQLGFAYDWNRELATCKSDYYRWEQWFFTRLYEKGLVYKKTSAVNWCPVDETVLANEQVIDGCCWRCDTQVQRKEIPQWFIKITDYADQLINDLDQLDGWPEQVKTMQRNWIGRSQGVQMRFDLDDAVAGQDHFEVYTTRPDTLMGVTYVSLAAEHPISLALAKNNPELASFIDECRNSSVAEADMATMEKKGMATGLQARHPLTGEPVPVWVANYVLMDYGSGAVMAVPAHDQRDFEFAQKYGLDIKQVIAPSNEEAIDLSHAAFTDKGVLLNSSQFDGLDFDAAFDAIAKTLADKDKGRVTTNYRLRDWGVSRQRYWGAPIPMFNLPEGGEIPVPAHKLPVLLPEDVEMDGVQSPIKADPEWRKDELDGNPVERETDTFDTFMESSWYYARFTCPDFEEGMLDPERANYWLPVDQYIGGIEHAILHLLYARFFHKLMRDEGLLNSDEPFKQLLCQGMVLKDGAKMSKSKGNTVDPQSLIEQYGADTVRLFIMFAAPPEQSLEWSDSAVEGSNRFLKRLWRLVASHLDAGAAPSLDTNNLSKTDADLRRKTHETIAKVSDDYGRRLTFNTAIAAVMELVNDIGRFEKSGEQSLAVEHEALEAAVVLLAPIVPHIGHSLWELLGHQEAIIDAPWPKTDESALVRSTIEMAVQVNGKLRGTIEVAADADPETIKKLARSQENVQRFIGDLNIRKEIVVPKKLVNIVAN from the coding sequence ATGGATCAGCAATACACTCCGCGGGACATAGAAGCCCGCGCCCAGCAATTCTGGCAAGACAATCAAAGTTTTGCTGCCCAAGAAGACCACAGCCGGGAAAAATATTATTGCCTCGCCATGTTCCCCTATCCCAGCGGCAAACTGCATATGGGCCATGTGCGTAACTACTCCATTGCCGATGTGATCTCTCGCTACCAACGCATGCTGGGTAAAAACGTGTTGCAACCCATGGGCTGGGATGCCTTTGGCCTGCCTGCCGAAAACGCCGCGGTCAAAAACAAAACCGCCCCGGCTAAGTGGACGGTAGAAAACATTGCCTATATGCGCGACCAGCTCAAACAACTGGGCTTTGCCTACGACTGGAACCGGGAGCTAGCCACCTGCAAATCTGATTACTATCGCTGGGAGCAGTGGTTTTTCACTCGCCTCTACGAAAAAGGCTTGGTGTACAAAAAGACCTCCGCCGTAAACTGGTGCCCGGTAGACGAGACCGTCCTGGCTAACGAGCAGGTTATTGACGGCTGCTGCTGGCGTTGCGACACCCAGGTACAGCGCAAAGAAATTCCCCAGTGGTTTATCAAAATCACTGACTATGCCGACCAACTTATTAACGACCTGGACCAACTCGACGGTTGGCCAGAGCAAGTTAAAACCATGCAACGCAACTGGATTGGTCGCTCCCAAGGCGTGCAAATGCGTTTTGACTTAGACGACGCCGTAGCCGGTCAAGATCACTTTGAGGTGTACACCACCCGCCCCGACACCCTAATGGGCGTGACCTACGTCAGCCTGGCGGCTGAACACCCGATCAGTTTGGCATTAGCCAAAAACAACCCCGAACTAGCCAGCTTTATCGACGAATGCCGCAACAGCTCCGTTGCCGAAGCCGATATGGCTACCATGGAGAAAAAAGGCATGGCAACGGGCCTCCAGGCCCGGCATCCTCTTACCGGCGAACCCGTACCGGTTTGGGTCGCTAACTATGTATTGATGGATTACGGCTCCGGCGCGGTCATGGCCGTGCCCGCCCACGATCAACGCGATTTTGAATTTGCCCAAAAATACGGCTTGGATATTAAACAGGTTATTGCCCCAAGCAATGAAGAAGCTATTGATTTAAGCCATGCCGCGTTTACCGACAAAGGCGTATTGCTTAACTCCAGTCAATTTGACGGCCTAGACTTTGACGCCGCTTTCGACGCGATCGCCAAGACCCTGGCAGACAAAGATAAGGGCAGAGTCACCACCAATTATCGGCTTCGCGACTGGGGTGTTTCCCGCCAGCGTTATTGGGGCGCGCCCATCCCCATGTTTAACTTGCCAGAAGGCGGAGAAATTCCGGTACCCGCTCACAAGCTGCCGGTGCTGTTGCCTGAAGATGTTGAAATGGACGGCGTACAATCCCCCATCAAAGCTGACCCCGAGTGGCGCAAAGATGAGCTGGACGGTAACCCCGTAGAACGGGAAACTGACACCTTCGACACCTTTATGGAGTCGTCTTGGTATTACGCCCGCTTTACCTGCCCCGACTTTGAAGAGGGTATGCTCGACCCCGAGCGCGCCAATTATTGGCTACCTGTAGACCAGTATATTGGCGGCATCGAACACGCTATCCTCCACCTGTTATACGCGCGCTTCTTCCACAAACTGATGCGTGACGAAGGTCTGCTCAACTCCGACGAGCCCTTCAAACAACTGTTGTGTCAGGGCATGGTGCTGAAAGACGGCGCCAAAATGTCCAAGTCCAAGGGCAACACGGTAGACCCGCAATCATTGATCGAACAATATGGCGCCGATACCGTGCGCCTGTTTATCATGTTTGCTGCGCCGCCAGAGCAAAGCCTGGAATGGTCAGACAGCGCAGTGGAAGGTTCCAACCGCTTTCTGAAACGACTCTGGAGGCTTGTTGCCAGCCATTTAGACGCCGGTGCCGCGCCCTCACTGGATACCAACAACCTCAGCAAAACCGATGCTGACCTGCGTCGCAAAACCCACGAAACGATTGCGAAGGTCAGCGACGATTACGGCCGCCGCCTCACCTTTAACACCGCCATTGCCGCCGTCATGGAACTGGTAAACGACATTGGTCGTTTTGAAAAAAGCGGCGAACAAAGCCTTGCGGTAGAGCACGAAGCCTTGGAAGCCGCCGTGGTATTGCTGGCCCCCATTGTGCCCCATATCGGCCATAGCCTTTGGGAATTACTAGGGCACCAAGAGGCTATAATTGATGCCCCCTGGCCAAAAACCGACGAGTCGGCACTGGTTCGCAGTACCATCGAAATGGCCGTACAGGTCAATGGTAAACTTCGGGGCACAATCGAAGTGGCCGCCGATGCCGACCCAGAAACCATTAAGAAACTGGCCCGCAGCCAAGAGAATGTTCAGCGCTTTATTGGCGATTTGAACATTCGCAAAGAAATTGTGGTGCCCAAAAAACTGGTGAATATCGTTGCAAACTAA